From a region of the Zerene cesonia ecotype Mississippi chromosome 11, Zerene_cesonia_1.1, whole genome shotgun sequence genome:
- the LOC119830538 gene encoding uncharacterized protein LOC119830538, whose protein sequence is MYSLFVFIILCAKVDAISKDKDDYESGSDLGASLVSSLRNDANLDLSVDEEYEDLRAELLAYHSALSSLASSRRSLLTTPCWSIGGICINYKLCPFDRRLTEVPGCKNRLNVCCFVWNRYEVRDMRDKGISNLAFPWSPKLDFGGEGIVLCRQHAGLEAASVFIFENVPVWTLIQEYLDVPNVTKCAAGI, encoded by the exons ATGTACTCGCTATTCGTGTTCATTATTCTATGCGCGAAAGTCGATGCAATTTCAAAGGATAAAGATGATTATGAGAGTGGCAGCGACTTAGGGGCAAGTCTAGTGTCGTCATTGAGAAATGATGCTAACTTGGATCTGTCCGTCGACGAGGAATACGAGGATCTCCGCGCTGAGCTCCTGGCTTACCACTCCGCTCTATCTTCGCTTGCATCGTCACGGC gGTCTTTGTTAACGACACCGTGTTGGTCCATTGGAGGCATTTGCATCAATTACAAACTGTGCCCATTCGATAGGCGCCTCACAGAAGTACCGGGTTGTAAAAACAGATTAAATGTATGCTGCTTCGTTTGGAACCGCTATGAAGTACGAGACATGAGAGACAAAGGAATTAGCAATCTGGCGTTCCCATGGAGTCCTAAACTTGACTTTGGCGGTGAAGGAATT gtACTATGTCGGCAACATGCTGGGCTCGAGGCGGCGTCTGTGTTCATATTCGAGAATGTCCCAGTATGGACTTTGATTCAGGAGTATTTGGATGTACCCAACGTTACAAAGTGTGCTGCAGGAATATAA